From one Rhopalosiphum padi isolate XX-2018 chromosome 2, ASM2088224v1, whole genome shotgun sequence genomic stretch:
- the LOC132919964 gene encoding nuclear hormone receptor FTZ-F1 beta, whose translation MADSDTRMWGHSVQVSSGPVTVTSINLIAPHLQPNAQITTIKEEPHDKDSTMTEIKDDIIDEVGSECDREVSKIDFSGVTMRSKKMRAVEENMPRPMSWEGELSDSEMKQEEDRTVDVQTANQNYLLPRNENVNNQQTSPVKRIIYNDNNLVDRVMEHVKSKVTSSNNDIPLLVDKLLGGGYSPLLQHRTNGIKQTSHIPPTQSPDSAIHSCCSPAQSPITSRHNPPSSSGFSSPSTFTPSSLSRNNSDASQYGGSQHSSCYSQSYSSLSVSPTHFSPTQSPIQPRHIQRNFHEYTVAEETNGYEEKLSMSDIGQQHGITSGISRQQLINSPCPICGDKISGFHYGIFSCESCKGFFKRTVQNHKNYVCLHGSTCLITIATRKKCPACRFDKCLNMGMKLEAIRVDRTRGGRSTYPFTYTIPPSNMQPQHSGQHSGMSTNSVDNKVKQEEGACRTPPQETARLIPQLLQEIMEVEHLWTYNEGSFESSNASGSSMNHCGGAKELAKSRLMAENSGTDFLSNLCNIADHRLYKIVKWCKSLPLFKNISIDDQISLLINAWCELLLFSCCYRSVSSPGEIRVSLGKSISLDQARELGLAPCIERMLNFTQHLRRLRVDRYEYVAMKVIVLLSSDTNDLKEPEKVRASQEKALHALQQYTLTHYPEMPSKFGELLLRIPDLQRTCQVGKEMLSIKSKEGEGQSFNLLMELLRGDH comes from the exons ATGGCCGACAGCGACACCAGAATGTGGGGCCACAGCGTGCAGGTATCGTCCGGCCCGGTCACCGTCACGTCCATCAATCTGATCGCTCCTCATCTGCAGCCCAACGCGCAGATCACCACGATAAAAG AGGAACCTCACGACAAGGACAGTACAATGACCGAAATAAAAGATGACATCATCGATGAAGTCGGTTCTGAATGCGATAGGGAAGTAAGTAAGATCGACTTCTCAGGAGTTACTATGAGAAGTAAAAAAATGAGAGCAGTTGAAGAAAACATGCCTCGACCAATGTCCTGGGAAGGAGAACTATCCGATTCGGAAATGAAACAA GAAGAAGATAGGACAGTGGATGTACAGACAgcgaatcaaaattatttactaccacgaaatgaaaatgtaaataaccAGCAAACGTCCCCAGTTAaacgaattatttataatgataataacttg GTTGACCGAGTGATGGAGCATGTCAAGAGCAAAGTAACTTCGTCGAACAACGACATTCCGTTACTTGTTGATAAATTGTTAGGTGGCGGTTACAGCCCATTACTTCAACATAGAACAAATGGAATCAAACAGACATCACACATTCCACCGACTCAAAGCCCAGACTCGGCCATACACTCTTGTTGTTCACCTGCACAGTCACCAATTACTTCCAGACATAATCCTCCGTCATCCTCAGGGTTTTCGTCCCCGTCTACGTTTACACCATCGTCATTGTCGAGGAATAATAGCGATGCTTCGCAATATGGTGGATCACAGCATAGTTCTTGTTATAGTCAAAG ttattcCTCATTGTCTGTTTCGCCTACACATTTTTCCCCAACACAATCACCAATACAGCCAAGGCACATACAAAGAAATTTCCATGAATATACTGTGGCAGAGGAAACCAATGGCTATGAAGAGAAATTGTCTATGTCTGACATTGGTCAACAACATGGTATAACATCAGGTATTTCAAGACAACAACTgataaatag TCCTTGTCCTATTTGTGGTGATAAAATTTCCGGTTTTCATTATGGCATATTTTCATGCGAGAGTTGCAAAGGATTTTTCAAACGCACTGTACAAAATCACAAGAACTATGTGTGTCTACATGGTTCAACATGTTTGATCACAATAGCTACACGCAAGAAGTGTCCAGCTTGCCGCTTTGACAAGTGCTTGAACATGGGTATGAAACTAGAAGCAATCAGAGTTGATAGAACAAGAGGTGGGCGTAGTACCTATCCATTTACTTACACTATACCACCTTCCAATATGCAGCCACAGCATAGTGGACAGCACTCTGGAATGAGCACTAATTCTGTAGACAATAAAGTCAAGCAGGAAGAAGGAGCATGCAGGACCCCACCCCAAGAAACAGCCAGACTGATCCCTCAATTATTGCAA gaAATAATGGAAGTGGAACATTTATGGACTTATAACGAAGGATCATTTGAATCATCAAATGCTAGTGGAAGTTCTATGAACCATTGTGGTGGTGCCAAAGAATTAGCTAAGAGTCGCTTAATGGCTGAGAATTCAGGAACAGATTTTCTTTCTAATTTATGCAACATTGCTGATCATCGGCTATACAAAATAGTCAAGTGGTGTAAATCATTAcccttatttaaaaacatttcg aTTGATGATCAGATATCGCTATTAATAAATGCCTGGTGTGAGCTATTGTTATTCAGTTGTTGTTATCGATCAGTTAGCAGCCCTGGAGAAATACGTGTTAGTCTGGGCAAGTCTATTTCTTTAGATCAAGCAAGAGAATTAGGTTTAGCACCTTGTATTGAGCGCATGTTGAATTTCACACAGCACCTGAGACGTTTGAGAGTAGATCGTTATGAATATGTAGCCATGAAAGTCATTGTACTATTATCATcag ATACAAATGATCTGAAAGAACCAGAAAAAGTTCGTGCGTCTCAGGAAAAAGCATTACATGCTCTACAACAGTATACTCTGACACATTATCCGGAGATGCCATCCAAATTTGGAGAATTGTTGTTAAGAATACCTGATTTACAACGTACTTGTCAG GTTGGTAAAGAAATGTTATCAATTAAGAGTAAGGAAGGAGAAGGGCAAAGCTTCAATCTTTTAATGGAGTTATTAAGGGGTGatcattaa
- the LOC132921933 gene encoding serine/threonine-protein kinase ULK3-like isoform X1 — protein sequence MSAFPQVKGYQIIKNIGKGSTSTVYLAHVKEKTKNMVAIKVIERSKLSKSAEDAVVTEIGVMKKFKHKHIVQMIDFIWDRKNIYIILEHCDGGDLSTFIKQRKRLSEKVCRKFMQQLALALQFLRSHNVCHLDLKPQNLLLMRSPQLTLKVGDFGLANFMSEKTQMENIRGSPLYMAPEMLLHNRYDVKADLWSVGVIAYECIFGRAPYASDSIKDLCEKVKKVLPIEIPPNQVSSECRDLLLGLLKHNPSERMSYHQFFKHPFVDLDHMPTTESYAKGLEAIHQAVQLDSEKQYKAAFSKYCIGLQYLIPCSQNEPDKIKKEAFQIKLNEYIKRAEELKATLYVSKIKISSEEKADNSSTSYEDSYPTLTSLCQNTPQLANAVEIALSGQMYLVEGQYEAALEKYTIGLNLLEKLLEKEPPGIRYNLLIKQVTDWTSQCENARLLLQSKDQKVNDQPIDVPDGFSPISKGKTDKKSPKLFRVVSRLVLRTNNRSSLSPEKK from the exons atgtctgCCTTTCCGCAAGTCAAGGGttaccaaataattaaaaatatcggaAAAGGAAGCACGTCAACTGTGTATCTAGCTCATGTCAAG gagaaaaccaaaaatatggtTGCAATAAAAGTTATAGAACGCAGTAAATTATCCAAGAGTGCAGAGGATGCTGTAGTAACTGAAATAGGAgtgatgaaaaaatttaaacataaacatattgttCAAATGATTGACTTTATATGGgatcgtaaaaatatttacattatactgGAACATTGTGATGGTGGTGATTTgtcaacatttattaaacaacGTAAAAGACTATCTGAAAAAGTATGTCGTAAATTCATGCAACAATTAGCCTTGGCTCTGCAATTCTTAAGATCTCATAATGTTTGTCATCTTGATCTCAAACCTCAAAATTTACTACTTATGAGGTCACCACAACTAACTTTGAAAGTTGGAG ATTTTGGCTTAGCAAATTTTATGAGTGAAAAAACTCAAATGGAAAATATTCGTGGTTCACCTCTATATATGGCTCCTGAAATGTTATTACACAATCGATATGATGTTAAAGCGGATCTTTGGTCAGTTGGAGTGATTGCTTATGAATGTATATTTGGACGTGCTCCGTACGCTTCAGATTCTATAAAAGATTTATGTGAGAAGGTTAAAAAAGTCTTACCAATAGAAATACCACCTAATCAAGTCAGTTCAGAGTGTAGAGATTTATTATTGGGTCTTCTCAAACACAACCCATCTGAGCGAATGAGTTATCACCAGTTTTTTAAACACCCATTTGTAGATTTAGATCATATGCCTACTACTGAATCATATGCTAAAGGACTTGAAGCTATTCACCAAGCAGTACAACTAGATTCTGAAAAGCAATATAAAGCAGCATTTAGTAAATATTGCATAGGTCTGCAGTATTTAATTCCTTGTTCCCAAA atgaacctgataaaattaaaaaagaagcattccaaataaaactaaatgaGTACATTAAGCGCGCAGAAGAATTGAAAGCTACTTTATATGTTTCAAAGATCAAAATTAGTAGTGAAGAAAAAGCAGACAACTCTTCAACATCATATGAAGACAGTTATCCaacattaa catcATTATGTCAAAACACACCTCAATTAGCCAATGCTGTAGAAATTGCACTATCTGGTCAAATGTATCTAGTTGAAGGACAATATGAAGCAGCCTTAGAGAAATATACAATTGGTTTGAATTTATTAGAAAAGCTTCTAGAGAAAGAACCTCCGGGTATCCgatataatttacttatcaaACAG gtGACTGATTGGACAAGCCAGTGTGAAAATGCTAGATTATTATTACAGTCCAAGGATCAAAAAGTTAATGATCAACCTATTGATGTTCCTGATGGATTTTCCCCAATATCCAAAGGTAAAACAGATAAGAAGTCTCCAAAATTATTCCGTGTTGTTAGTAGACTAGTTCTAAGAACAAATAATAGAAGTAGCTTATCCcctgaaaaaaaatag
- the LOC132921933 gene encoding serine/threonine-protein kinase ULK3-like isoform X3: MSAFPQVKGYQIIKNIGKGSTSTVYLAHVKEKTKNMVAIKVIERSKLSKSAEDAVVTEIGVMKKFKHKHIVQMIDFIWDRKNIYIILEHCDGGDLSTFIKQRKRLSEKVCRKFMQQLALALQFLRSHNVCHLDLKPQNLLLMRSPQLTLKVGDFGLANFMSEKTQMENIRGSPLYMAPEMLLHNRYDVKADLWSVGVIAYECIFGRAPYASDSIKDLCEKVKKVLPIEIPPNQVSSECRDLLLGLLKHNPSERMSYHQFFKHPFVDLDHMPTTESYAKGLEAIHQAVQLDSEKQYKAAFSKYCIGLQYLIPCSQNEPDKIKKEAFQIKLNEYIKRAEELKATLYVSKIKISSEEKADNSSTSYEDSYPTLTSLCQNTPQLANAVEIALSGQMYLVEGQYEAALEKYTIGLNLLEKLLEKEPPGIRYNLLIKQVTDWTSQCENARLLLQSKDQKVNDQPIDVPDGFSPISKESCVIQ, from the exons atgtctgCCTTTCCGCAAGTCAAGGGttaccaaataattaaaaatatcggaAAAGGAAGCACGTCAACTGTGTATCTAGCTCATGTCAAG gagaaaaccaaaaatatggtTGCAATAAAAGTTATAGAACGCAGTAAATTATCCAAGAGTGCAGAGGATGCTGTAGTAACTGAAATAGGAgtgatgaaaaaatttaaacataaacatattgttCAAATGATTGACTTTATATGGgatcgtaaaaatatttacattatactgGAACATTGTGATGGTGGTGATTTgtcaacatttattaaacaacGTAAAAGACTATCTGAAAAAGTATGTCGTAAATTCATGCAACAATTAGCCTTGGCTCTGCAATTCTTAAGATCTCATAATGTTTGTCATCTTGATCTCAAACCTCAAAATTTACTACTTATGAGGTCACCACAACTAACTTTGAAAGTTGGAG ATTTTGGCTTAGCAAATTTTATGAGTGAAAAAACTCAAATGGAAAATATTCGTGGTTCACCTCTATATATGGCTCCTGAAATGTTATTACACAATCGATATGATGTTAAAGCGGATCTTTGGTCAGTTGGAGTGATTGCTTATGAATGTATATTTGGACGTGCTCCGTACGCTTCAGATTCTATAAAAGATTTATGTGAGAAGGTTAAAAAAGTCTTACCAATAGAAATACCACCTAATCAAGTCAGTTCAGAGTGTAGAGATTTATTATTGGGTCTTCTCAAACACAACCCATCTGAGCGAATGAGTTATCACCAGTTTTTTAAACACCCATTTGTAGATTTAGATCATATGCCTACTACTGAATCATATGCTAAAGGACTTGAAGCTATTCACCAAGCAGTACAACTAGATTCTGAAAAGCAATATAAAGCAGCATTTAGTAAATATTGCATAGGTCTGCAGTATTTAATTCCTTGTTCCCAAA atgaacctgataaaattaaaaaagaagcattccaaataaaactaaatgaGTACATTAAGCGCGCAGAAGAATTGAAAGCTACTTTATATGTTTCAAAGATCAAAATTAGTAGTGAAGAAAAAGCAGACAACTCTTCAACATCATATGAAGACAGTTATCCaacattaa catcATTATGTCAAAACACACCTCAATTAGCCAATGCTGTAGAAATTGCACTATCTGGTCAAATGTATCTAGTTGAAGGACAATATGAAGCAGCCTTAGAGAAATATACAATTGGTTTGAATTTATTAGAAAAGCTTCTAGAGAAAGAACCTCCGGGTATCCgatataatttacttatcaaACAG gtGACTGATTGGACAAGCCAGTGTGAAAATGCTAGATTATTATTACAGTCCAAGGATCAAAAAGTTAATGATCAACCTATTGATGTTCCTGATGGATTTTCCCCAATATCCAAAG AATCCTGTGTAATTCAATGA
- the LOC132921933 gene encoding serine/threonine-protein kinase ULK3-like isoform X2 gives MSAFPQVKGYQIIKNIGKGSTSTVYLAHVKEKTKNMVAIKVIERSKLSKSAEDAVVTEIGVMKKFKHKHIVQMIDFIWDRKNIYIILEHCDGGDLSTFIKQRKRLSEKVCRKFMQQLALALQFLRSHNVCHLDLKPQNLLLMRSPQLTLKVGDFGLANFMSEKTQMENIRGSPLYMAPEMLLHNRYDVKADLWSVGVIAYECIFGRAPYASDSIKDLCEKVKKVLPIEIPPNQVSSECRDLLLGLLKHNPSERMSYHQFFKHPFVDLDHMPTTESYAKGLEAIHQAVQLDSEKQYKAAFSKYCIGLQYLIPCSQNEPDKIKKEAFQIKLNEYIKRAEELKATLYVSKIKISSEEKADNSSTSYEDSYPTLTSLCQNTPQLANAVEIALSGQMYLVEGQYEAALEKYTIGLNLLEKLLEKEPPGIRYNLLIKQVTDWTSQCENARLLLQSKDQKVNDQPIDVPDGFSPISKGKCLLMSCACLILSVGIVYMSNYSN, from the exons atgtctgCCTTTCCGCAAGTCAAGGGttaccaaataattaaaaatatcggaAAAGGAAGCACGTCAACTGTGTATCTAGCTCATGTCAAG gagaaaaccaaaaatatggtTGCAATAAAAGTTATAGAACGCAGTAAATTATCCAAGAGTGCAGAGGATGCTGTAGTAACTGAAATAGGAgtgatgaaaaaatttaaacataaacatattgttCAAATGATTGACTTTATATGGgatcgtaaaaatatttacattatactgGAACATTGTGATGGTGGTGATTTgtcaacatttattaaacaacGTAAAAGACTATCTGAAAAAGTATGTCGTAAATTCATGCAACAATTAGCCTTGGCTCTGCAATTCTTAAGATCTCATAATGTTTGTCATCTTGATCTCAAACCTCAAAATTTACTACTTATGAGGTCACCACAACTAACTTTGAAAGTTGGAG ATTTTGGCTTAGCAAATTTTATGAGTGAAAAAACTCAAATGGAAAATATTCGTGGTTCACCTCTATATATGGCTCCTGAAATGTTATTACACAATCGATATGATGTTAAAGCGGATCTTTGGTCAGTTGGAGTGATTGCTTATGAATGTATATTTGGACGTGCTCCGTACGCTTCAGATTCTATAAAAGATTTATGTGAGAAGGTTAAAAAAGTCTTACCAATAGAAATACCACCTAATCAAGTCAGTTCAGAGTGTAGAGATTTATTATTGGGTCTTCTCAAACACAACCCATCTGAGCGAATGAGTTATCACCAGTTTTTTAAACACCCATTTGTAGATTTAGATCATATGCCTACTACTGAATCATATGCTAAAGGACTTGAAGCTATTCACCAAGCAGTACAACTAGATTCTGAAAAGCAATATAAAGCAGCATTTAGTAAATATTGCATAGGTCTGCAGTATTTAATTCCTTGTTCCCAAA atgaacctgataaaattaaaaaagaagcattccaaataaaactaaatgaGTACATTAAGCGCGCAGAAGAATTGAAAGCTACTTTATATGTTTCAAAGATCAAAATTAGTAGTGAAGAAAAAGCAGACAACTCTTCAACATCATATGAAGACAGTTATCCaacattaa catcATTATGTCAAAACACACCTCAATTAGCCAATGCTGTAGAAATTGCACTATCTGGTCAAATGTATCTAGTTGAAGGACAATATGAAGCAGCCTTAGAGAAATATACAATTGGTTTGAATTTATTAGAAAAGCTTCTAGAGAAAGAACCTCCGGGTATCCgatataatttacttatcaaACAG gtGACTGATTGGACAAGCCAGTGTGAAAATGCTAGATTATTATTACAGTCCAAGGATCAAAAAGTTAATGATCAACCTATTGATGTTCCTGATGGATTTTCCCCAATATCCAAAG GTAAGTGCCTGTTAATGAGTTGCGCATGTTTGATTTTAAGTGTTGGCATTGTTTATATGtcaaattattctaattaa